The Garra rufa chromosome 23, GarRuf1.0, whole genome shotgun sequence genome includes a region encoding these proteins:
- the LOC141298962 gene encoding uncharacterized protein, with the protein MDENATVQTNTQSNPSEVVSVTEDVVAAVASGSGGSVGNKPTMAEVTAGRYSVPDLMIFDTVKLSSDINTDKTTTTGKQVSEGVVGELEVETESIFKVPNKRKKVQQTKIFKQTKKDTNETESLVPENDSDSSDSNCSYLSSQNENDNQTTVYKVEDISKFLKETKGLPGVQVEDYFPDRSTFINDAKILMKEGAFADKEVFRLRKIKLMQLKDIVEKAGPGLKDAGTVAIHLGIRSVRVVSSFLNKLDGVLNFKEKALLESYSMGDIVPDANDLFPDIRGTDYRHTFFPSVGLQLHLPLSLQLVQRQKKQAETHNRKNIQQHLRILVLDFKRAKMSDTIYNNVIWTETEGINGERVEMMVDIYESADCVREDDIRTETNEHNLLQHTGSDCVKIRNYRAAAVCLVLLCVLLLTAVIVLCVHIHTNYTEDRDELLTKITNLTEERKQLLITIEDFKTEKGQLEIQNQKLTNEKKDLELLILKRMLTGGRTYNTPSIYIISSEKKSWSDSRQYCKNRGADLIIINNREEQDLVKKMSIGNYVWIGLTDIDEEGKWKWVDSSTPTSRFWRYGEPNGHRGENCVVSYASEWSDYPCRDSFHSICEKSILK; encoded by the exons ATGGATGAAAATGCTACTGTACAGACTAACACTCAGAGTAACCCTTCTGAAGTTGTGTCTGTTACAGAAGATGTTGTGGCTGCTGTTGCGTCAGGTTCTGGTGGGTCAGTTGGGAATAAACCCACTATGGCTGAGGTTACTGCAGGTCGTTACTCTGTTCCTGATCTTATGATCTTTGACACTGTTAAATTGAGCAGTGACATTAACACAGATAAAACGACAACTACTGGTAAACAGGTCAGTGAGGGTGTTGTTGGAGAATTGGAGGTGGAAACAGAGTCAATCTTCAAAGttccaaataaaaggaaaaaagtcCAACAGACCAAAATCTTTAAACAAACCAAGAAAGACACAAATGAGACTGAAAGTTTAGTCCCAGAGAATGACAGTGATTCTTCAGATTCTAATTGTTCTTATCTTTCATCGCAAAATGAGAATGATAATCAGACCACAGTTTATAAAGTTGAGGACATTAGCAAATTTTTGAAAGAAACTAAAGGTTTACCTGGGGTTCAGGTTGAAGATTACTTCCCTGATCGCTCAACTTTCATTAATGATGCAAAAATTCTAATGAAAGAAGGTGCTTTTGCAGACAAAGAAGTTTTCCGTCTTAGGAAAATT AAACTTATGCAATTGAAAGACATTGTTGAAAAAGCCGGACCTGGACTAAAAGATGCAGGAACTGTTGCTATACATCTGGGCATAAGATCAGTGAGAGTTGTTAGTAGTTTTCTGAACAAACTGGATGGGGTTTTAAACTTCAAGGAAAAAGCTCTACTTGAGAGTTACAGTATGGGTGATATTGTCCCTGATGCTAATGATCTCTTCCCAGACATCAGAG GAACTGATTACAGACACACCTTTTTCCCATCAGTGGGACTTCAGTTGCACCTCCCCTT ATCATTACAACTTGTACAAAGGCAAAAGAAACAAGCTGAAACACACA ACAGAAAGAACATTCAACAGCATCTCAGAATATTAGTGTTGGACTTTAAAAGAGCAAAAATGTCTGATACTATTTATAACAATGTCATCTGGACTGAGACCGAGGGAATCAACGGAGAGAGAGTGGAGATGATGGTGGATATCTATGAGAGTGCAGATTGTGTGAGAGAAGATGACATCAGGACAGAGACAAACGAACACAATCTTCTTCAGCACACAG GAAGTGATTGTGTGAAGATCAGAAACTACAGAGCAGCTGCAGTCTGTTTGGTGCTGCTGTGTGTTCTTCTGCTGACTGCAGTCATAGTGCTGTGTGTCCACATCCATACAAACTACACAGAAGACAGAGATGAGCTACTAACCAAGATCACCAACCTCACAGAAGAGAGAAAACAGCTACTGATCACAATTGAAGACTTCAAAACAGAGAAAGGTCAGTTAGAgatccagaaccagaaactgacaAATGAAAAGAAAGATTTAGAAT TGCTAATACTTAAACGTATGCTAACAGGTGGACGTACATACAATACACCTAGTATTTACATCATTTCCTCTGAAAAGAAGAGCTGGTCTGACAGCAGACAATACTGTAAGAATAGAGGAGCAGATCTGATCATCATAAACAACAGAGAAGAACAA GATCTTGTTAAGAAAATGTCTATTGGCAATTATGTCTGGATTGGTCTGACTGACATAGATGAGGAGGGCAAATGGAAATGGGTTGATAGCAGCACACCGACCTCTAG GTTCTGGAGGTATGGAGAGCCCAATGGACACAGAGGAGAAAACTGTGTTGTATCTTATGCATCAGAGTGGTCTGACTATCCATGTAGAGATTCTTTTCATTCCATCTGTGAGAAGAGCATTTTAAAATGA